The following DNA comes from Miscanthus floridulus cultivar M001 chromosome 5, ASM1932011v1, whole genome shotgun sequence.
tttgggcGATAAACCATTCCTAGCCAACCGGAGAGCTGAGGTGATAGATTGGTTTGGTGGGTTGCTGCCAGAGTTCGACTTGCCTTTGGATTCTTCAGACGAGGAGCTGCGGGAGTACCTCATTGATGGCACGGCACTATGCTACATTGCAGAGAAACTCATGCCCGGCATTCAGGAGGTGAGCTCACTCAGCTCAGGGAGGCTGAACTAATGGTGCATGCTACTCTTGCTGATCTAAACATGAGGCTTTGTTTACAGGAAATGTGGGGTGGTAATGCATCGGATCAGAGGTCAAATGTGAAGAAATTCCTCTATTTCGTTGCAGAAATGGGTCTGCCAGGCTTCAGTGTCAAGGATCTGGAGGAGGTGAGGTTACTCCTGTCATGTGAAGATTTGTCTGGTATATGTAGCGATTGCTAGTATGTTTCATTCCAACTAAATGGTGCTCTCATCTCCTTTCCAAGGTGTATGTTAATAATGGTTAGCATAGTTGGTGTCAGTCCTTAATACTGGCAATAATGACCTGATGTAGGCACTGCATAGCAATGATGGGTCTGTGTCAGTATGAAGATCTATTCACAATTGTGCCTATATATGAGTTGTCCCTCAAAGCTCGACTATGATTGACTGGAAATCAGCAATAACCTTTTAGTTGCAGTTGGAAAGGTTGAAAAGTGTCCAACTGTAAGGAATAGTGAACTCAAAGTGTTCTTAGATCTTACAACTCTGCTGTAGAATTCTGTAAGTGCGTAAGAGCTTCACACCCTATGGCATGGACTCAGAGTTCCCTCTTAAAGTCTGTGCCATTTCTCAGAGAGAGGGAATAGAATTCATagttagatttttttttaatggCCATAGGAGGTACAATACATCAGCACCGTCCCTAtggccaacaacaacaacaacagtcagcctgttcggttggctggttcatatcgttgctggttcgtgaagaagtactgctggctggtttgtgtgagagaaaaatactgttcctgttccggctgaaaatttacgatcgtttacgacaagccacagccaaacgaacaggctgagtgttgttgttgttgttggccaTAGGGACGGTGCTGATGTATTGTACCTCCTACGTTACGATTCAGACTTGCTTCACAATTGTCAACTGAATCTGTGGTTCTGTTCATCCTTATTTTTGTTAACCCTAATCCGTTTGATGATTACAGGGGTCAGTGTCTTCTGTGGTGGAGTGTCTCTTGGCTCTAAAGGATAATGTGACTACAGGATTGGGTCAAAACATTACAAACAATGCTGCTAAAACACCCCTTCGAAGGAAACTGGGACTTGAAGAATCTGATGATCCTATAATTTCGGTTATGACACCGGGGAAAAGATCTGGGGAGGAAAGATGGAAAGGCCACTGGGATCCTAAGTCTCAACAAAGAAGTATTCTTCATTCTGGTATGCTCATGTTGTTGTTTCTTTAGCATAATCATTTGTGGCATTGGATACTAAGTTAGAGTTTAATCAACTAAGCTTCCATTTATAATTGGTTTCCAGTGGCATATCCCATTTATTCTTGAAGTTTACGTATATAAAGTGATAAAAAATATTTTCCAAAATTCATACAATCAGGCATTTTTTACTTCAGAGCAAATGAATTCTATATGTTGCCATGGTTTCGTATTCGTAGTGCCTTTAACTTGTTTGGACTTCTATATGTTGCCAAGGTTTCATATTCATAGTGCCTTTAACTTGTTTATCTTCAATATCCAAGTAACATTACCTGTTCAGATCTTGTTTCTTGACTTAGGTGCTTTTCTGTGTTAATCTATTGTCACACTCACCCTTTTTGTAAGATATAATGGAATGTTAATTCCGGTCTCTACAACATGACTATGCACACGGCCCGGTCTTTATTACAATAAATCAACATGGTTCTGAAATCAACAGAACAAAATAAGCCATAAGCCCATAACAATCCAGCATGCTCACCTTACTTTGCAGGACAAAAGGTCCATGATGCTTTCCAACTTAAGCGAGGCTCCTACACTGATCTTCCTCCTGCCAAAGTTTCAGAGATGATGCATCCAAGAAGTCTAGATGTAACATCTTCAGCATCACATCATATCATTGCGCATTTTTTCCCCTTGTCTGTGCCCCTTTATTAATTACAATCTTTTCTCAGAATGCCCCTACTCAATCACTTCTTAGAGTTGTTAATGGCATTCTAGATGAGAGCATTGAGAGGAAAAGAGGAGAAATACCACACGTAAGTCTATTTTCAGTGTTTTTCAATAAATAGATTGCCCGGAATGCTATTGGTTCTTTATTAATTGTTATTGATGACTAATGTCGGCCTGTTCTTGTCTCAGCGTGTTGTTTACTTGCTAAGGAATGTTGTTCAAGAGATTGAGCATCGAATTGCTATTCAAGCAGATCAcataagaaatgtaagtgtggTATTCGCTATTTATTGTCATAGAAATTCAACTCCTGTAACACATTATTTGTTTTCACAGCAAAATAGCATCATCAAGACTCGGGAAGACAAGTACCGTTCAAAAATTAAAGCACTCGAGACATTAGTAAATGGCACAAATGAAGAAAATGAGGTAACTATACAATTATTCATGATCTGAAAATTCTCACAGGAATATCTTCTGCCTCTTGATATTGACACATGTAATTCTTTCTTCAGATGACAGTAAATCGACTTGAGCTAGTTGAGGTATTCAAAATATCCTCATCTATTTTTCTGTTTCTAATCATGTTACTTGCTTGAATCAGTACTCATAAAAATATGAATCAGATATTGGTTGTATGATGTTCGGACCTTATAATGCTAGGATCACTTATGAGTTGTTGCACTACATTTAGTGCTTGTAGTTAGAATGAACATATCATAAATTTGTTTGTTTTGTTCATGTAGGTAGAAAAATCAAAACTTGATGAGAAAAGAAAACTAGGTGAACAAGACATGGTTCGGCTGATGCAAGAAAAAGAGAATGCAGAAAATACAATTGCTTCCCTTCAGCAAGAAATACAGATCTTGAGTAGGATGCATGAACAGTACCGTGAAAGAAAGGAAACAGAAGCCAGGCAGATGGAGGAACACTTGGCTATGAGACTTAAGGAGGCTGAGTTTCTTTTGATGCAATCAAAAAAGAAAGTTGAAGAAATTGAATCTGCTTCCCAACTGAAATCTCAACTTTGGAGCAGAAAGGCAAACATTTTCCAGAGTTTTATGGATAATCAAAAATTGTCCATTAAGGTTCTGTCATCTTCCTatatcattttttttgttttcttttagtTTGTTTATGTTCTAACCTCTCAGTTTTTAAATATTTAACTATGTTAGGACATAAGGATATCATCTCAGTCCATTAAGCAGGAAATGTTTGCCCTTCAAATGAAATGGAGGGATGAAATATCTAACATTGGTATGTGGGTTCTCGTGATTTCTGTTGCGGCTTTATTGTATATGTATGTTTACTGAAACTTTGTTTATCTTGCTCTTAACTTGTCAAACTTGGTTAGGACATGATTTGAAAGGCTTGGTTGATGCTGCTGACAATTACCATAAGGTTCTTGCTGAAAATCAGAAGCTATTTAATGAGGTACAGGAACTAAAAGGTATGTTCCTGCAATGATAAACTTACACTTTGAGCACATTTTATGGCTATCTAACATTATCCTTTCCACTCTAATGTTTGTTTTCAGGCAATATCAGAGTCTATTGTCGTGTCAGACCATTTCTTCCTGGTCAAGATGGAAAAACAACTGTTATTGATTATATTGGTGAAAATGGTGAGATTCTCATCACAAATCCCTTCAAGCAAGGGAAGGATGCGTGTCGAATGTTCAAGTTTAACAAAGTGTTTAATACACATGCTTCTCAAGGTATATCTTAAGTATGTTAATGGTGCAATCTAAAACTTAAAAGTTGTATAATTGAATATTACTCACCAAGTTTTCTTACCTAATTTCCAGCTGAAGTATTCTCTGATATCCAGCCTCTGATCAGATCAGTTCTTGATGGGTTTAATGTGTGCATTTTTGCCTATGGTCAAACTGGTTCAGGAAAAACTTACACAATGGTAAGAGTGCTGGGCTCAAACAAAGTTGAATTGATAATAGTCTTGAGGATATTACTAACTGGTGTCTgacattttgttttttcttaGAGTGGGCCAGGCACATCAAAAGACGATTGGGGTGTTAATTATCGAGCTTTAAATGACTTGTTCGACATCTCTCTAAGTAGAAGAAATGCTTTCTCATATGAGGTGGGGGTGCAGATGGTTGAGATTTACAACGAACAAGTGCGGGATCTTCTTTCAAATGATATTGCACAAAAAAGATATCCTTTACCCAAATGCTTACTTTCTATTAGAATCTCTCTCATTATTACATTTTTAGTACTCGCATACTATTAGACATGCACAGGAAAAAAATGTTGTTCTTGACAAAAAGAAACACTTGGAATTTGGAGCACATCTCAGCCTAACGGACTTGTTGTCCCTGATGCAAGTTTACATCCTGTCAAATCAACATTGGATGTACTAGAGTTGATGGAAATTGGACAAACAAATAGAGCAGTTGGATCAACAGCTCTGAATGAAAGGAGCAGTCGATCTCACAGGTATGTACCATAACCAATGTTACTAGAATTGACTTTTCTCACACAATATTGAATtttagtaggttcattagatttcaTGCTTTGATAGTAAGATAAAGCACAATGGTAATATTATtctaaaaaaagggcgtacccagtgcagagagctcccgctctgtgcggggtctggggaagggtgttagtggcaagccttaccctcgcctgtgcaatgtgaggagaccgTAACtcaaacccaggaccttccggtcacaggctgTTTATTATATTCTAAAAAATGATAACAAAATCATAATTGTCATTCTCTGTTTATTATATAATCTCTAAGGGTAAATAGTACATAATCTTAGATAAACAAATCTTAATCTCGGTACATATCTTTTTAGAATAGTTGGATCTACTATTTGCGTACCTTTTTTAGATCAAACAATCTAAGGGTAAATACCCATAAAATTCTTGTGACATAATGTTCTGAAAGCTTTTGTTGCATGCAGCATTCTAACTGTGCATGTTAGAGGGGTGGATTTGAAAAATGGATCTACTTCCAGAGGATGTCTACATCTGATTGATCTTGCTGGGAGTGAAAGAGTTGAGCGATCTGAAGCAATTGGAGATAGATTAAAAGAAGCACAGTATATTAACAAATCTCTCTCTGCTCTTGGTGATGTGATTTTTGCTTTAGCACAGAAAAACTCCCATGTTCCTTATCGAAACAGCAAGCTGACTCAAGTTCTACAGAGCTCTTTAGGTAACATATAGTTGTTCTTCAAAAAAAAAGGGCATAAAGTAGTTGTTAGTTTATATATGCGGATATATTACTTATGATAATTCTCTTATGTTTTCATGCAGGTGGTCAAGCAAAGACACTAATGTTTGTTCAAATTAATCCGGATACTGAATCATATTCAGAAACTATAAGCACTTTGAAGTTTGCTGAAAGAGTTTCTGGAGTTGAATTAGGTGTTGCAAGAAGTAACAAAGAGGGTAAAGATATAAAAGAGCTGCTAGAACAGGTTTTTGCAACTGTCTCATATATATTCAGAAAATTTCTGTTTCTGTACAAACTTCACTAGGAAGCTAACTTTGTACAAACTTCACTTGATTAGTTTAAAGGGGGAAGGTTTCTTCGATATCACTAATTCAACTCGAATTAACTGTTAAACTGAAGAAAATGAAGGACATGTTTGTTCAACCTTATAGGGTGCATACTTATGCTTCAGCATATTGATACTAAATTCCACGGGAAGTATATTACTGTTAATAATGTTAGCTGATACTGGCAGTTGTTACTATAACTAGAGCATATAGCTTCAGCGTCCTATGGTTATCTTGGTTTCAAAAGTCAATTGTTTTTTTGTCCAGGTTTCATATCTGAAAGATACAATATCACGGAAAGATATGGAAATCGATCAACTCTTGAAGGACAAAGCCAAATCTCCAAGTTCACCAATAAATAGAAATGACAATAGCCTACAGATTCGACGACTATCAGGTAAGGGATTTATGTTCTAGTGACAAGTTTCATTATACCCTCAAAATTTCTGTGGTGAATGGAATCAGTAATGGACGCACTTCACCCTCTAATGTAGGGGCTGGTGGATCAGGTGAAGCCGAATGTGAAGATAACATGTCTGATGATGGCTGCTCAGTAGCAGGAACTGAGTGTTCTGTAGGTGGTGCTTCAGAGGCGACAACAGAACGGATGTATGTTGCTAACATCTCAACTTTCCACATCTCTTATCCCTTaccatcatctttttttttttacttcaatATCACATACTAGTTAAAATCTGCTGGGCTTCCCATAATTCTTTCGCTACATATGTGTCAGCAGTAAACAATCTACCTTTTTTTTTACCCTTTCAGTAACGAATCGTGCTGTTTAAGCTATGCTCTACAATTACAGGCAGAAGGCCCCATCAAGGATAGCCAGGCTGTTCCTCACAAAGAATGGGCAGCCTGCAAACCCCAAGCCAAAACCAAGGGAGTCTGCTCTGAAACCGCCAGGTACATTAGAAACGTGAACCACTTGCATGCTACATAGAAGTAGGCATTGCTGCCTGGTTTCACTTATTCACTTCACTGGTATTAAATCAAATTGTGCAGTAGCTGATCGATGCTTTTACAATTTGCGAGCATCCCTGGGCATGATATGATCCTATGATACTGATGAACACTCGTATTCGTTTACAGGTCGCACGACTTCTACAGGAAGCCAGGCGACAGGAGGAGGATCTTCAGTGAAACCCCCTAAGAGGCGGTAGAGAAATAAAGATTCCAGCATCTGAGCTCTGCCATGTTGATGGCTGATGCTACACGTATGTAAACCGACTCGGAGATTGTGCTGAAACACAACGGGTGGTGCGATCTAAGGGTATGTCACTGTAACGGGTTCACTTGTCAACGGTCTGTTAAGTAATGCTGATGAGCAGCCGACTATAGGCTGGACGTTTGATGGGAAATGTTGTTGCATGTGCAGCAGGCGCGAGAGCGCCGTTGCGTTTTGAGTTTAGGCGGCTCTGCTGAGGCCCAGGCCTAGACCCTGTCTGCCGAATCTCATTTTGGCCTTTGCCGCGGTGCAGGCGCGTGTTCAGTTCCACCCAAAATCCTAAAAAAtattacagtacctatcacattgaatgtttatggcctgtgcatggagcattaaatgtaaacgaaaaaaaaactaattgtacagtttggtgggaaattacaagacgaacgttttgagcctaattagtttatgtttgaacactaattgtcaaataaaaacgaaagtatcACAGTAGTCTAAAATTCCTAAAATTTCAAACTTTCTAGAACTGAACACGCGCTCCTAGAGCTCTTCGGCGACGTCAAAGAACCAAATGAAGGATCTCGTGCCATAAAACGCGAGAGACGGTGTATTGGTGTAAGGCGCACACGGCACAAAAAAAAGTAAAAAACTGCCAAGAACTGAACTTTGCAAACAAAAAATAAATTGCAGTGAGCGTACACTGAACTAtgcaaacaaaaaaaaagctGAATTTAACTgtgcaaacaaaaaaaattaaaaaccaaaaaaatatggTGAGCGTACAATGAACTGTGCAAACAAAAACAATAAAAAGCTGAACTGAACTGTGCAAACAATGAACTGATCTGCCTTTAAAAAAACAATGAACTGAgtgcaaacaaaaaaaatataagcTGAACTGAACTGTGCAAAACAGAAAAATATAAGCTGAACTGAACTGTGCAAAACAGAAAGTTAAAAAATAAATGCGGTGAGCGTGGATCGAACACGCGACCTTCAGATCTTCAGTCTGACGCTCTCCCAACTGAGCTATCCCCGCTTTGATATGCAAGTAAAAAAGTAAACTACTTAACCAAAGTATCTAGAAAATGGCAATGCTGTGCTAGTGACCGCCCCTTGTAGCGAATCTTCCGCGCACAGGCACACGGCTGTGTTTAATTTGTGGTACGTAAGCTAAAAAAACAATGTACTTCAAGCAAAATACCTAGAAAGTGACAATGCTGATGCTACTGTTCTTCTGCTTGCACTGTGTTTGACTCATGAGCTAGCTCTAagcattttttttatatattttaatagaagagagaaaaaaagcTAGCTCTTAATTAAGAACaaggtttatatatatattttaagaTCATGTGAGACGTATCGGTCACCGCCACTACCACAAGCCCACAAGGCCGCAACCAAGATATTATAATAATTCCATGGTAATAAATTAAGATAAAGAAGTAAAATGCTCGTACATAATGGCGCAAAACTGAACCAACCAAAGCAGCTCAACGAAAACAAAAGCGCTTTAGTGTTCCAAGAACATCTTTAACAGAACGCAGAACATAACGATATTCTGACGGATGGTACACAGATACAGTTGGATCAGCCCCTGGCACAATGATGTTGCATCATGCCATTGCCACCCGCTCCCCTCTTTCGAGCTGTCATCTGCCGACTGCCTTCCCTTGTCCCTCTTTACCACACAAAGAAAGCTAGCCAAACAAGCTTGGAGCCCCACTTCATGCCCATTTTGATCCGTCCTTGGCTACCACCACACGCTCGTGTCCCTACGATTACACTGGCGAACTCAAATCAAATTCACTAGAAACTGGTAGAATTTGGTTCCTCTTGTATTCAAAGTTCAGCCGTGTCTATATATGACCATGACCTACTAGAGCAGTAGAGCACCATGAGCTAATAATCCAAGCAGAACCACTCATGTCTACTGCGCCCTTTGTCACCTACCTTCAGAGGCCCCGGTCACCGGCGTTCCGGGCGCCACCGCCGTCCCCGGTCACCGGCGTTCTGACTGGCAGCAGCTCGGGGTCGTCCGGGTACGGCGAGTGTCAGGATGACGACGATATCGGCAAGTTCCTGCGCTGCTCCGCCAGGGTCCCAGTGCTGCGGCTGCCGGAGAGGCCCGGCCCTCGGAGAAACAAGGCCGCCTGGGCACCGCCTGTCGTCGACATGCGCCTGTTGGACTCACTGTCGCCGGTGGAGGGAGGAGGGTCCGCGGTGGAGGCACTGAGGTCGGCGGCCGTCGCGTTTGGCTGCTTCCAGGTGGTCGGCCACGGGGTCGACGCCAGTTTGCTATCGGCAGCGTTGCGTGCTGCAAGGTCGGAGGGATCGCCAGCGCAGGAGATGGAGAGAATTGGAGTAGGAGATGAGGATGAGCTGTGGTGGCTGCGGCGCGAAGGAGACCAAGAAATGGCGGGAACTCAGCCGTTGCGAAATGGTCCCAACCAATTCAGGTATGAACTTTCCATGTCAATAGAGAAACTCAGCCATCGCGAATTCACAATGCACCACGCCTTTGGATTTTGCTGGGTCACAGGAACAAAGCAGATGATTTGTTTACTCAGCTTGAGCAAGCTTCAACCAAGCTCCTGCACGCCTTGCAGCAGGCCAGTGCATCTGAACCGTTGGCTAAAGCTGAAGCGAACGGCTCGCTCCTCTGCATCCGCAAGCACCGACGCAGcggcagcagcgcgtccggtccgATCAGCCAAGATGACGTCCTGCGGATGCTGGTACAGAGCTCGCGGTGCTCGCGCGCTCTCGCCCTCCACCTCTGCCCCGGCGCGGCGGCGTTCCACGTCTTCTCGCGGCGAGGCTGGTCCAGGTTCTCGCCCCTTGACGGCGCCCTCGTGGTCACCGTCGGGGACCAACTACAGGTGATAAAtgcatcttgccatcaaactcgAAATTGCAACAGCAATTAGGAAAACTGAAACCATCCTGCGCAGCTAAAAAGAAGGCCAGCAAAATGTGTCCGCACTCCAGGCCTGCGAACAATAATCGGACTGAAATGGGAAGCCAGGGGCACATTGCCAATTTGCCATCACTGACATCATTGTTCATGATTAAGGCCTCGCTACTGACCTGTTTCGTTTCCATGGATGCAGTGCGGGCTCTACAAAAGCGTGTCCGGCAAACCAGCTTACAGCAATAATGATCTCCAAGGAGACAGCAGCGATGCCATCTCAGCAGAATTCTTCCTTTCCTGCTCTTCAGCAGGCGCAGCAAAGGAGGCTCTGAACATGGACAACATGAAGGTCATCCCGTTGAATCTGCAGATCATGGTAGCAGCTTGCCTTGTGCTTGTTTACCATGTCTTCCTGTCATGCTCGTATGCTATTTGGTAATGTTCAGCAATACAGCAACTGCAGGGCCTGTTTCCCTTTGCTGAGTATGCAAGTATGCAACACATTTGCCACTGTTAATCAGCCTAAACATCAGAATGAACAAAACCCAAATTTTGTCTCAGTTATCGGAAGTAAAGTGCTCCTAACACAGTATCTACCTCTACATACTATGAACCTGAATCTGCTGAGACACAAGTATGAAAATCTGATGTGAATACAAATTCAACAGCTGCAGTATCAGATGGTACTTTAAACGGGTTCAATGATTCATCTATTCATATAAACTACGGAGCTGCAATCCAGGGTTTTAAGATCCCTTTTTTTCAGTATTAGTGCATGAAGACTTAGTAATAGTGCATGAAGACCCAGCTTCCTGTATGTAATTCCAAAGTCTCAACCCCACCCAAAAACATACAAGGGTTAAACTGACTACTCTTACCAGGGTGTGAAACCACACTAGTTTTACCTGGACGCAATCATAGTACGAGTGATTAGAAAGATGCAATCGTCCAGCACAACAAAAAGAGAACATGCTAACTATACCTCATGATAATAGATTAACAGTCAGGCAGGGACCTTCTGAGGCCCTGACACTAGGCTGGAGTTCGGTTATACTGATCAGGTGTACAAAGCCTCACACTGCTAACGTCCACTAAATTAACGATTAATACAAACTACAAAGCATTTACTACTATACATGCTAGTCTATAATCAAGAACGATAGCAGATGCCTTCACAACAAAAGACTCAGGGTACCAGTAACACTGAGCCGCATTCAGAACTCGCCCGCACATAGGGGCTGCTACAGTGAACTAGCTACATCAAAAGATGGTGCTGACAGGATTCCACATGAAAAGATTCCTAGGATACAGTACGACCATAGCATACTGATGCTAGGTAGAGATTCTTAGACCATTTGTCCTGCAATGAAACAAGAGTGCATTTTGTCAGAACCAGCGGTCAGTTGCGATAAGATACTGAATGAGGTACTGCAGGCTTGTTAACCTTCACATGTTGACTAGGGAAAGCAGTTGTCCTCAGTGTCTCTTGGGTTTCATCTGTAGGTCGCCTCCTTGGTACACTTAAAACAAAAGCAGCCTGATCCCAAGTTGCAGCAGTTGCGGTTATCCGGTAACCACTGTCCCACCTTTTATGAATTCCCTCACTGGGATACAAGAAATCCAGTTCAACAACCTGGAAAGTAAACGGCAATAGCTCAATAAGAAATATATCGCACTTAGCCTAAGTGTAAAAATAAATGCTGAGAAGGGACTGATGAAGTGGAAAAAAACGCTACCTGATCAGAAAACCCAGCATTACGAGACATGACAACAGCCCATCTACTTCCAGCAGTTGCCATGGAAGTTACATAGAAACCATCTCGCCATTTCTTGTTTATCCATTTGTAGGGGAAAGTATCACTAACCTTGTAGGACTGTTGTGTGTAGGCTGTGCCTGGATAGATATAACTATAGTCACAAGAATATTCATATACTAAGACAACTGCAAGCTTTAGCTGCTTTACCTTTAGACATCACTACCACCGAGCTGCCATTGTTTGCCCCAGCAAGCGCAGTTATATAGTAGTTCCTCTCCCATTGCTCCATTATCCATTCCTTCACATGGAAATAAACCACCATTAGATTTGGCAATGTAGAGAAGAGAATAGCTTGCTTAGTAACTTTACTTGACAAAGTGATTATTTTGTAAAAATTACATAGAATGAACCAAGGTGCAGATCACTCACTTTGTGAAGGAAATGTGGTGTAAGCTCATAAACTTGGGAAGTGAAACCAGTTCCAGCATCCATGATTATAGCCCAGAGATTGGAACAAGATGTTATGCAACTGATAAACAGTCCATCGTCATTCCCTTTTTCAATGTGCTGTAAAAGCCTTGAATCTGCAACATTGTAGTGGTACCTGCAGTACCCAGTGAATTTGTTGAATTACTTTGGCCCAGCCACAAAGAGACATGATATGATAGCAATTAACTAAACTTCAGGTCTTATAAGAGTGTACCTTTGTTTCATTGGCCGTCTGCCATTATAGACACTTATCCACTGTGTTGCAGGCATTCCCATCCTGATCTTCTTTGGTTGTTCATCTGCCTCTTCCTCTATCAATAAGCGGCCTCTCTTTTGACCAACTTGATGTATAAGCTTTAGAGAAGATGCAAGGGAGATTAGACAAAACCAAAATAATGTTGTTTTTAAATGACAGATGCAAAATATGAACATACCTTCTGAGCACCATCAGTGTTAATTGGTCTGACATCTGGATTTGGACCTACTACACTATCAAAAAGCGATACACATTTTGCATAGTTGGGTTCTTCGTCAAACTTCAAATTGACCACATACTCTACAAACTCTTTGAAGGGTTGTGGGCAAAAGCAACAGAGAGATTCTGGAGAGGTAGCCATTTTCTTCTTGCAGACAAGGAAGCCTTTGTTTTCACCctgtagatgcaaaataaacatcAAGTACAGAAATACATCACTCAAATCAATAAAATTGGCTGGAGGATCCACATTTTACCTGATAACCTTGCCAAGGTAGACGTCCCCGTAGAAGAAAGACTAGCGTGTATGCTAGAGATTCTAAATCATCCCTCCTGCTACCTATTCTCCCAAGATGTGCATGAACACTAGCATAGCGAACTGTTCCCCTGAAACAGCAGCATTAACAACGTAACATAACAGTAAGACTAGTACCTCCTTCAGTTGATTCAACTATGAGAAGCATAAGCACCACAGGTTTACTAGCTACTGTGACAATATGTTGAGTGTACCATCTCAACAGAGACTAAAAGACTGATTCCATGTCTAGTGAAAGAATGGCTACTACCACGCATGCCAATCAGGACCATTTCACCAGTAGTGACTAGAATAGGTGAGTTCAATGCAGCAAGATGTTGAAAAAGAGTAAAATTCTGTACTGATTCTATAAGGctaaggaaacaagcaagctcgcAAGCACAGGGAGAGAATAAATGGAAGACAATAATGGTTGGCTGAAAAGTGAAAACTGTTTACAGCAGTGGTAATTTCTGGCGTAATGGCTGGATTAAGGATTACTGGGAAACAGCAAATGGACAGGAAATGTGACAGGATAATCAACGTCATCATTTATGTGCTAGGGGTAATGCAACTATGCAAGTGATGCCTATCATAAAAGCTTCATCTGGTTACCTGAAAACATCTGGTCGCTGATCATATTCAACGTGTTGCCCTGTTGCACTATCCTTCCACTTCGTAGCTGCCATCAGAAGATCCAAGAATACAAAATTATTTACACGCCTAATCTGTTGTCTACATACAGAACAGACAAATTCAAATAATCGTAGATGCTGCCAGTTGAGCGATAAAAAAGTAAATTAACTTACCTAAACCAAGATCAACAAGGAAGAGTTTCTTTTCTTCAGGTGTCCCAGGAGTCCCTAGCA
Coding sequences within:
- the LOC136450443 gene encoding kinesin-like protein KIN-14C; the protein is MGSVDGEHEFHAANRRAEVIDWFGGLLPEFDLPLDSSDEELREYLIDGTALCYIAEKLMPGIQEEMWGGNASDQRSNVKKFLYFVAEMGLPGFSVKDLEEGSVSSVVECLLALKDNVTTGLGQNITNNAAKTPLRRKLGLEESDDPIISVMTPGKRSGEERWKGHWDPKSQQRSILHSGQKVHDAFQLKRGSYTDLPPAKVSEMMHPRSLDNAPTQSLLRVVNGILDESIERKRGEIPHRVVYLLRNVVQEIEHRIAIQADHIRNQNSIIKTREDKYRSKIKALETLVNGTNEENEMTVNRLELVEVEKSKLDEKRKLGEQDMVRLMQEKENAENTIASLQQEIQILSRMHEQYRERKETEARQMEEHLAMRLKEAEFLLMQSKKKVEEIESASQLKSQLWSRKANIFQSFMDNQKLSIKDIRISSQSIKQEMFALQMKWRDEISNIGHDLKGLVDAADNYHKVLAENQKLFNEVQELKGNIRVYCRVRPFLPGQDGKTTVIDYIGENGEILITNPFKQGKDACRMFKFNKVFNTHASQAEVFSDIQPLIRSVLDGFNVCIFAYGQTGSGKTYTMSGPGTSKDDWGVNYRALNDLFDISLSRRNAFSYEVGVQMVEIYNEQVRDLLSNDIAQKRLGIWSTSQPNGLVVPDASLHPVKSTLDVLELMEIGQTNRAVGSTALNERSSRSHSILTVHVRGVDLKNGSTSRGCLHLIDLAGSERVERSEAIGDRLKEAQYINKSLSALGDVIFALAQKNSHVPYRNSKLTQVLQSSLGGQAKTLMFVQINPDTESYSETISTLKFAERVSGVELGVARSNKEGKDIKELLEQVSYLKDTISRKDMEIDQLLKDKAKSPSSPINRNDNSLQIRRLSGAGGSGEAECEDNMSDDGCSVAGTECSVGGASEATTERMQKAPSRIARLFLTKNGQPANPKPKPRESALKPPGRTTSTGSQATGGGSSVKPPKRR
- the LOC136450445 gene encoding uncharacterized protein; the encoded protein is MSTAPFVTYLQRPRSPAFRAPPPSPVTGVLTGSSSGSSGYGECQDDDDIGKFLRCSARVPVLRLPERPGPRRNKAAWAPPVVDMRLLDSLSPVEGGGSAVEALRSAAVAFGCFQVVGHGVDASLLSAALRAARSEGSPAQEMERIGVGDEDELWWLRREGDQEMAGTQPLRNGPNQFRNKADDLFTQLEQASTKLLHALQQASASEPLAKAEANGSLLCIRKHRRSGSSASGPISQDDVLRMLVQSSRCSRALALHLCPGAAAFHVFSRRGWSRFSPLDGALVVTVGDQLQCGLYKSVSGKPAYSNNDLQGDSSDAISAEFFLSCSSAGAAKEALNMDNMKVIPLNLQIMVAACLVLVYHVFLSCSYAIW
- the LOC136450444 gene encoding casein kinase 1-like protein HD16; translation: MPVLRSAARRAREAQGSPAAAEDKAPAAAAAAAAPAPAPPPAEKRRRVTRAEEREREEIRPVEVVAGEGGDDEGERGMDDADSADKLADDEGSPPVPDTVQVGSSPKYRVEKKLGKGGFGQVYVGHRMLATGPGAVEVALKFEHRTSKGCHYGPPYEWAVYNAVGGIHGVPRVHYKGRQGDYFVMVMDMLGPSLWDVWNNNSHTMSPEMVACIAIESISILEKMHSKGYVHGDVKPENFLLGTPGTPEEKKLFLVDLGLATKWKDSATGQHVEYDQRPDVFRGTVRYASVHAHLGRIGSRRDDLESLAYTLVFLLRGRLPWQGYQGENKGFLVCKKKMATSPESLCCFCPQPFKEFVEYVVNLKFDEEPNYAKCVSLFDSVVGPNPDVRPINTDGAQKLIHQVGQKRGRLLIEEEADEQPKKIRMGMPATQWISVYNGRRPMKQRYHYNVADSRLLQHIEKGNDDGLFISCITSCSNLWAIIMDAGTGFTSQVYELTPHFLHKEWIMEQWERNYYITALAGANNGSSVVVMSKGTAYTQQSYKVSDTFPYKWINKKWRDGFYVTSMATAGSRWAVVMSRNAGFSDQVVELDFLYPSEGIHKRWDSGYRITATAATWDQAAFVLSVPRRRPTDETQETLRTTAFPSQHVKDKWSKNLYLASVCYGRTVS